GGAGCACCAGCTCGCTCAGCAAATGATGCCAAGTTTTGGACCATAGATATGGCCAGCATCCAGCAGTTCAAAGTTATCCAGGTCAGCTTTGACCAACTCACTGTACGCACAGCACAGTTCGATAACAGCGCAAGTACTCTAACACGAGAAGATCGAGCCAATAATCCTCTTGTATTACCGGAAAATATCAATTGGTGGAGCGCCAACCGAATTGGTGAAGCTATGGTTCTCGCACAAAATAACGTTGGCAGGAGCGTTATGCTTGAGGACGACACTGGTAATGGCGAACTGTCACTACCAGTGACTGATGACACATTTATTTCATCGCGCTACTCTTCCAGCAATTTTGACAATGACTCAGATGGACTTCTCGCAGATGGCAGTGATAGCACCTATGGAACGCTTTACTCACTGATTAAATTTGATCTCTCCAATTTATCTCACTGCTCGACGATAAATTCAGTTGAAATCGAATTTAATATCACCAACCGGTCCAGTAATAGTTACGGTATTTACTTGGCTGAATCCAACTGGAGTGAGGAATCAGCCACCTGGGATTCTGTCGGTGGATCAACGGTGCTTTCACAGTTGTTCGCCAGCTTTACCCCGTCGTCTACTGGTACCCAAGTGGTGAACTTGAGTTCATCAGGTCTTCTGGATAGTTGGCTGAACAATGAAAATACTGGCTTGGTCATTGCCTCACTGAGTGGCAGTGATGGGGTAGATATCTCTTCACAAGAAACCGGTATTGCCCCAGCCCTCAGGGTAACCGCCGATTGCAGCGATTCTATTAGTGAAGAGGTATCTCAAGTTGCTTCAGACGATGTGTTTATTTCATCCAGAAAAGAGGATGATAATTTCGATGGTGATAGCGATGGACTCCTCGCCGACGGCAGCGATCTAACCTATGGAACTCTCTATAGCCTCATTCGCTTTGACTTATCAGATTTAAGCTGTCGCCAGTATATTGATGCGACACTCGAATTGAATGTAACCAATACTTCCAGCAATAGCTACGGCATTTACATGGCAACACAAAGTTGGCGGGAAGAGTCGGCCACTTGGGATTCTGTCGGAGGTAGTTCTATTCTCGGACTTCAAGTGGGCAGCTTTATCCCCTCCTCTACCGGCCGACATCTCATTGACCTGGGAGCCTCAGGAATCGTCGACAGCTGGTTAAACGATAATAATAACGGCCTGGTCATCGCATCGGAACGGGGCATTAACGGTCTGGATTTAAGCTCCAAAGAGAGCGGGCAGAGCCCTCTTCTTACCTTACAGACACTCTGCAATTAATTGCCTTCAGGGCTCTCTGTCCGGAGAGCCTTATTTATCCCGTTCTGTGTATCTTATTTCTCCAACAGTGGTTTAGATTTACAATCCAAATTTTTTGGCACGAACTTCTTCAAAATATAAAAATATCAACGTCGCCCTACCCCAAAACCATAATTCCTTTAAATAAAAGAACCAGTAATTAAGTTTACCAATCTACCTTATTAATTCCTTTTAAACCTGACGCTATAAAATTTATATACTATTAACCCCATATCCAAGACTACGCTTCAGCCAAAGGGCAAAAGAAATCAGCGGTAAGGAATAGAGTCAGGTATTTCATCATCAAATAAATAATGAGCCAAAGGATGTACCAACGATCGTACGGAGATACTGTAAATGTTAATGAAATATAATCGTAGTTATGTCGCTTTATTAATCTCAATATTTATAGTCGCGCCATTTAGTGTCGCAGATACCCATGAGGAAGTCGTCACTGATCCAGTAATTCTTGAGGGTGCAGTAGAAGGACAGCCAAAGTCCAATCGGTTTTGGTGGCCTGATCAGCTGGATCTGCGTCCCCTCAGGCAGCACTCTCCAAGATCCAATCCAATGGGTGACAGCTTTGATTACGCTGCCGAATTCCAAACCCTGGATCTTAAAGCGGTAAAACAGGACATCGAAACTCAGCTCAAAACTTCACAGGACTGGTGGCCCGCAGACTACGGTCATTACGGCCCATTTATGATCCGAATGGCCTGGCACAGCGCTGGCACCTACCGGATCGGTGATGGTCGTGGTGGTGCCCGTGGCGGCCAACAGCGTTTCGATCCCCTCAACAGCTGGCCTGATAATGCCAACCTGGATAAAGCCCGCCGTCTACTCTGGCCCATCAAACAAAAATATGGGCGCAAATTGTCCTGGGCTGATCTTATGGTGCTAACCGGCAATGTAGCCCTGGAGTCCATGGGATTCCCCACTTACGGATTTGCCGGGGGGCGACAGGATGACTGGGAGCCCGACCTGGTTTATTGGGGGCCCGAAACCAAGATGCTCGCAGATGAGCGTTACACCGGCAACCGAGAGTTGGACAAGCCCCTGGGCGCTGTGCAAATGGGGCTTATTTATGTCAACCCGGAGGGCCCCAATGGCAATCCCGATCCGGTGGCTGCCGCCACAGATATCCGCGAAACCTTTGCCCGCATGGCGATGAATGACGAAGAGACAGTAGCCTTGATTGCTGGAGGGCATACTTTTGGTAAGGCTCACGGTGCAGTGAAAGCTGATTGCCTCGGCCCAGAGCCCGCCGCCGCCCCAATTGAGCAACAGGGGCTTGGCTGGAAAAATAAGTGTGGGAAAGGTAATGCCGACGACACAATGACATCCGGCCTGGAAGGGGCCTGGTCTGCCGCCCCGATCAATTGGAGCCAGCAGTATCTGGACAACCTTTTTAAATTCAATTGGGTCAAAACAAAAAGTCCAGCTGGTGCCGTTCAGTGGATACCCGATGATCAGAGCGCGGCAAATCTGGTGCCCGATGCATTCGACAAGAACAAGCGCCATGCCCCCATCATGTTTACCACGGATTTATCCCTTAAGTTCGATCCCAGCTACAAAGAAATTGCCAAGCGGTTTCAGGAAAATCCGGAAGAATTTCAACGCGCCTTTGCCAAAGCCTGGTTCAAGCTGACTCATCGGGATATGGGCCCTCGCGCGCGCTATTTGGGAGCGGAGGTGCCCGAAGAAGATTTAATTTGGCAAGACCCTATCCCCAAAGTTGATCACTCTCTGATTGACAGCCGGGATATAAATTCTCTCAAAGCAAAAATACTGGCGGCAGGCATTAGCGTTCCCGATCTGGTGAGGACTGCCTGGGCCTCTGCTTCTACCTTCCGTGGTTCAGATTTTCGCGGTGGCGCCAATGGTGGCCGTCTTCGCCTGGAACCCCAAAAGGACTGGTCGGTAAACGATCCCACTGAACTATCACAAGTCCTGGCATCGCTGGAAAAAGTCCAGCAGGAATTTAACAGCTCCCAATCCGGGGGCAAAAAAATCTCAATGGCAGATATCATTGTACTTGGGGGCGCAGCAGCCATTGAAAAAGCTGCAGAGCAGGGCGGGCATAAAATTCAGGTCCCCTTCAAGCCTGGACGCACCGATGCTTCCCAGGAACAAACAGATGTTAATTCTTTTGCGGTACTACAACCTCTGGCCGATGGCTTCCGCAACTACTTTGGCGATGGTTATGGGAGAACCCCTACAGAGTTATTAGTTGATAAAGCCAGCCTGTTAACCCTGAGTGTGCCTGAAATGACTGTTCTGGTTGGTGGAATGCGCGCACTTAATGCAAATACCGACTCCTCACAGAATGGTGTACTTACTCAGCGCCCCGGCACACTGACGAATGATTTCTTTGTGAACCTGCTCGATATGTCTACTGTCTGGTCCAAGTCGGCAAAATCAGAGGGTATCTATGAAGGAAAAGATCGCAAAAGTGGCCAGGCAAAGTGGACAGCCACACCTGTAGATCTGATTTTTGGTTCAAACTCTGAATTAAGGGCAGTCGCAGAGGTTTATGCTTCCAGTGATGGCGCTGACAAGTTTGTAAATGATTTTGTGCAGGCCTGGACCAAGGTAATGAATTTGGATCGGGTTGATCAGCCTCAGTCTTAAGAATCATATACCTCAATAAAGAAAAAACCGAGGCTAGCCTCGGTTTTTTCTTCTGGGAGATTATTTAAGTTTTAATCCTGCCCCTTTAAATGCCGATCAAAAAATCGCTTGATCATGCTGTATTGGTGGATGCGAGTCTGCTTACCGCGCAAGCTATGCTTCTTGCCTGGATAAGTCATCAGCTCAAATTGTTGGCCGTTGTCCTGCATCTGTTTTATGAGTTTAGTGGTATTGGTAAACAACACATTGTCATCCGCCATGCCATGATAAATCAGCAGATCACCTTGTAAGCCCTTCGCATAGGGAAACACAGAAGATGCCTCATAGGCATCCATATCCTTGGTTGGATTGCCCATATAACGCTCAGTGTAATGGGTATCATACAGCGTCCAGTCCGTAACCGGCGCACCCGATACCCCCGCCTTAAAGTAGTCTCCGGCTTTGAACATACTCATCAGTGCCATGTAACCACCGTAGCTGTGACCGAAGATACCTACTTTATTTTTATCAACGTAAGGCAAGGTACGCAGGAATTCAACGCCGGTAATTTGATCTTCCACTTCAGGAGATCCCATATTCTTAAAGATAGGATTCTCAAAAGTGGTACCGCGGTTTGCTGAACCACGATTATCTAGGGAAAAAACAATATAACCCTGTTGGGCCATATACTGGTTGAATAGCTTATCCCAGCTATTGGTAACCACCTGAGCGTGTGGACCACCATAGACAAACACCATTACCGGGTAACTTTTCTTCGCATCAAAATTAGCAGGTTTGTACAAGCGGTAGAAAAGCTCCTGGCCATGGGGCGCCTCAATACTGCCAAATTCCGGAGTGATCCATTGATCTTTATAAGGATAGAGAGGGTGAACACGATTTACAGCGTTCTGCTCAAGCCAGGTGATTCTGGCCCCTGAGCTGCTGTGCAGGCTCACTTGAGGCGGCGTGGTAACGCTGGAAAATTTATCAATATATCCAGAGGCATCCTCAGAAAATTCGATAGAGTGCATACCACTACGCTGTGAAATTCTCTTAATGTCGCTCTCCCCTTGCAGGGAGACTGCATAGAGATGCCTCTCGATTGGAGTATCTTTTCGTGCGGTAAAATACAGACGGTTAGCCTGCTCATCAACAGCCTCTAACTCGTCAACCACCCAATCTCCCTTAGTCAATTGTGCCTGTAATCTGCCGCCAAAATCATATTTATACAGGTGTTTGAAGCCATCCCTCTCCGATGACCAAATAAAAGCATCGCTATCTTCCAAAAAGTGGAGATCATGGCTCAGGTTAACCCAGGTATTGCTGGACTCGGTAAGGAGCGTTCGGGTTTTTCCCGTATTGAGATTGTAAGCACGAAGCTCTAACTTTTGCTGGTCTCGAGATTGCCACTGGAAAGTTAGCAGGTGATCACGGGCCCATTTTACTCGGGGAATATAAATATCCTGATTATCTCCCAGGTTGACCCAACGGATATCCCCCGAATCAATATCTATAAGGCCAAGTCGGATTTTTGCGTTCGCACGCCCAGCAGCGGGGTAACGTTGCTGTATCATTTCGATACGATCCGCATAGATTTCGCTACGGGTTACCTGATCAACTGGCGACTCATCAACTTGCAGGAAAGCAATATGCCGATCATCAGGAGACCACCAATAACCGGTCATCCGGTCCATTTCCTCCTGGGCAACAAACTCAGCCATTCCATTTTTAATATGATCTTTGCCGTCGCTGGTTAGCTGCTTTTCCCTACCGGTTTTCAGATCGACAATATAGATATTTTGGTCGCGAATAAACGAAACAAAGTGCCCCTCGGGAGAAACCTTTACATCGGTTTCAAAGGTTTCCGTTTCAGTCAGTCGACGCGAAGAACGGTCCTTGAGATCGTAATAGTAAATATCGCCGGCCAAAGGGAACAACAGAGACCGACCATCCTCTGACCAGCTGTACTCCATTATTCCACTACCATAAATTCGCTGGCGCTCCCGTCTTGCCTTTTCCTCATCCGAAAGAGTTTCACTACCGCTGTGCAGACTATCGGAATTGACCAAAATTCGGGACTGACCGTCTTTCAGGTTGTACTCCCAAAGATCGTAACGGTTGTAATCTTCAACTCTACCTTTGAGGAAAGTTACGCGCTGCCCATCAGGTGAATATTCCAGCGCTCGGGGAGCGGTACCACTCAGAGCCGGGTCGGAGAATAACCGTTCAATGCTGAGTGACTCTGCAGAACATATTCCTGCAAAAGTACATCCAAGTAATGCAAGCAGTGCTTGTTTCATAGGAAAACTCTTTATATTAAGTATTGTTGGCAATTCACGTACCACCTTGCTAGCAGGGGTATTATTTAGAAAATTCTGATTAATTCCATGTTATCTCCGGCATCCTTAGGAGCCGGCCTAAATGGCATCCAGGTAAGCCATAGCTTCTCTTTGGGACTTGTTCTGATCACCAGAAGTATCTCAAATTTATCGGAAACCCTCTAAAAAATGCAGCTATATTGTGGATAGAGCAAACCGGTGAAGGATTCTACAACGGAACCTTCCGGGACATGCAGTACCTTACAGTTTTGGGTTTGCGCACAAACAATCCTGCTGCAATAGCCCCCTTTACAAATGTTTACTCTGCTTAACCAACATTTGTGGTTAGCTAATGTCGGACTAAAGCTTTTATCAAAATACGGGGTAACAATAATGAAGGTTCATCTCTTTGCATCTGCAGCTGTGATTTTGATCGCTGCTGGCTGTAGCTCTACACCAGAGATCCCCACCACTGAATCGTTTGTCACTGACATCACCGAACTGGGCCATCGTCGCTTTACCTACAAGGCAACCATTGGGGCCGGCCCCAAGGGCCAAGGCGGTAAGCGTGGTGGTCCGGGTGGTGGAGGTCCAGGTGGTGGTGGTCCCGGCGGCGGTGGTAAGGGTAGTGGTGGCCCAGGAGGTGGCGGTCCCGGCGGCGCCAATTCTGGAGATGTGAAGAAAGTTGCCCGGCAGAGAATGGAACTCTTGCTAGCCGAAAGTGGCTTCTGTCCCAATGGCTGGTTCCTGATCGAACAAACTTTTGACCAGAACAGAGCTGAAATTATTGGCGAGTGTCGGGCGGTTGCACGATAAGCTTACGCCTCTCACTTTGGCTCTATGTATTCTGCTCGTATTGCTTTATACATAGCAAGCGCGAAACCCTTTACCCAAACAGCCCCTCAACTGAGGGGCTAACTTCACTAGTCCGTAATTTATCCAGCCTAATATATATGTCTGCTCAACAATGAGTCTGCATGGAACCTTAAGTGCTCCTCAATAAATGAAGCGATGAAATAGTAACTGTGATCGTAACCTGCATGGTGCTCTATCCGAAGAGGATAATCACTGGCTTCAGCAGCTGTTTGCAGGGAATGTGGTCTCAACTGTTCCTCAAGAAACTCATCCTGTTCCCCCTGAGAAACCAAAATCGGAGTTTTCTCTACAGCGCGCCCCATTAGCACTGTTGCGTCATATGGTTCCCAGCTCTTGGGATCAGCTCCCAAGTAAGTTCCCAGCGCCTTTTCTCCCCAAGGACAAGCAATAGGATTGCAAATTGGACTAAAAGCAGAAATTGATTGATATCGCTTGGGGTTTCGCAGGCCGATTACCAGGGCACCATGGCCGCCCATGGAGTGCCCGCAAATCCCGCGTCGACCATTGGTGGGGAAATGAAGTTCTACAAGGCTTGGAAGTTCATCCACGACATAGTCATACATTTGATAATGCTGTTTCCAGGGTTCTTGGGTCGCGTTCACATAAAAACCAGCCCCCTGCCCCAGATCATAACCCGGGTCATCCGCCACATCGTCTCCTCTGGGGCTGGTATCGGGTATCACTAAGATAATCCCTAACTCTGCAGCGACTCTCTGAGCACCAGCCTTTTGACTGAAGTTTTCATCCGTGCACGTCAAGCCCGAAAGCCAATAAACAACAGGATATTTCCTCTGTGTATTCCCCTCTGCATCCTGTGGTAAAAAAATGGAGAAGACCATAGAACAGTTGAGCGTGCTGGATTTATGTCGGTAACGCTGCTGAAAACCGTCAAAAGATTTAGTACTGCTAACCAATTCAATCGACATTTTAAGTGGTCCTATCAAGCCTGCTGGAAATGAATAACACTGCGAATACTTTTACCTTCATGCATTAAATCGAAGGCATCATTTATTTGCTCAAGGGGCATTGAGTGAGTAATAAAGTCATTCAATTTAAATTCTCCAGCCAGGTAACGCTCTACGAAAGAAGGCAATTCAGAGCGCCCCTTTACACCGCCGAATGCTGATCCCTTCCAAACCCGCCCTGTAACCAACTGGAATGGGCGGGTACTGATTTCCTGTCCGGCACCTGCCACTCCAATAATAATGGATTCCCCCATCCTTTGTGGCAAGACTCCAAGGCAGCTCTCATCAGGTTAACATTGCCCACACACTCAAAAGAATAATCCACTCCGCCATCGGTAAGCTCTACGATAACCTCTTGAATAGGCTTATCGTAAGCCTTGGGGTTAATACACTCAGTGGCTCCCAACTTCTTCGCCAGCGCAAATTTGTCCTCATTAATATCGACACCAATAATTCGTGAGGCGCCAGCCATCTTGGCTCCGATCACTGCGGATAAACCAATTCCGCCCAAACCAAAAATTGCCACACAGGAGCCCGGCTCAACCTTGGCGGTATTGGTAACGGCTCCCATTCCCGTAGTAACACCACAACCCAGCAGACAAACCTCATTTGAGGGGGCTTCGGGATTAATTTTGGCCACAGATATCTCAGGAAGGACTGTGTACTCAGAAAAAGTAGAGCATCCCATATAATGGAAAATGGGTTTCCCATTCACCGAAAAACGTGTCGATCCGTCAGGCATTAATCCTTTGCCCTGGGTGCTCCTGATTTTTTGGCACAAATTAGTCTTTCCAGAGAGACAAAACTTACATTCGCCACATTCAGGGGTATACAAAGGAATTACATGATCCCCGACAGAGACACTGGTCACCCCCTCACCAACGGATTCAACAACACCCGCACCTTCGTGACCGAGGATTGCCGGGAATACCCCTTCAGGATCATCTCCTGACAAAGTGAACGCATCTGTGTGACAAACGCCGGTGGCGTGTAATTTCACGCGAACTTCACCCCGTTGGGGAGGCATAACATCGACATCCTCAATAACCAAACGCTCCCCAGGCCCCCAAGCTACAGCTGCTTTACAACGGATTGTCTCTGCACTCATTTTCAATTCTGCCTTTCATCATTCGTTCCAGTGGCGCCCAGCATAGTCCCCTAAGATTATTGGTGCAAAGCCAAGCGCCGCTGCTGAAGTAAAATCAGGAAAAATCTAAAAGCTCACCCTTATAGTAATAATTGGTAGCGCCGAACAATTATTCAAAATAATTCCTTTAATTGATTAACAATTAATAGCTTGTCGCTTCCTCCACTGCAGTGGGGAGCTTCCATGAATGGCTCGAAATGCTTTTGAGAAAGCACTGATATCGGTGTAGCCCAAACTTGCTGATAGTAATCCCACATCAATACTTGAGGCCCGTAGATGCCAGCGAGCAGTCTTCATTCGCGCCCCCTGTACCAACTGCTTAAAGGAGGTTCCCGCTTCATTTAAACGGCGCTGAAGCGTTCTCATTGGCATACCGAGTAAGCGAGAAATTTGCTCCAGGGAGTGCTGCTGGGCCCCGAGAGTTTGAAGGATTAAGACTTGAACCTGTCGGCTGATATCACCCTTGTGCTCTGCCAATAAGCACTTGGAAAACTCCTCAAAATATCTCATAAGACCGCTGCTGGGTTTAGCGAGGGGATAGTTCATCAATGATCCATCAAAAACCAAGCGATCTCGATCTTGCTCAAAACTAGCCTCAATGCCAAAAAAATTTTGGTAACTACTCAGCGGAGATTGGGGCTTATGCCGAAATGAAACAGAGCGGGGAGATACTTTAGAGCCAACCATCTCCTGTATCAGGCGATAGGCAGCGCCTACTGAAAGTTCAGTATACTGTTGCGCGGGAATTGCGTCGGGGAAGTGATTAACTCTCTCTGCAATCAAGCAGTCATCGGTTTGGTAAATTTTCCAGTGGTCCGCCTGGTTGTGTAACACCATATACCGGTGAGTTACTGTCAAAGCACTGGATAGATTCTCACTTTCCAGTATCAGCTTACCAAGGACGCCCAGCATACGTAGCCCTTGCTTCCCCGCCAATCGCAAGCCAAAGTCACTACAGGACAAGTCCCGTGAACACAAATTAAGGAGGTCCACCAGCGTTGCAATGGGGATCAAGATATTTGGACGACGTGTACAATCCGCAGGAAGCCCCACTTGCGCTAAAAAATCTGATGACTGACCACCGAGCTGTGGCACCAATAGATTAAACCCAGCCAGCGCACCACTGCGAATTTCATAGATAGGCTTCATGTTTTATAGCTACCATATTGCCAACCTCTCATTTGCACTATCACACAGTGTCTAGGAATAATGAGCATCGGACAATAGCTATATCATATAACATAGCTCTTCAACTAACTGGGACTACCCCTATCCACAAACGCAACTTATTTGAAGGCTAGTGCCTGACTATTGTGGCACTTTCCACTATCTACTCATAAAACTATCGGTTTATACGAGAAAGAACTGCAAGGAAATTTCACATGGAAACTGAAAATCTAACACTATTTTTAGGCTGGGCTTCGATTATAAACATATTGATACTACTGCTATCAACTATTGGACTTGTCTGCCTGAGGAAGTCGATCACCAGGATTCACGCACGAATATTTGAGCTTAATGAACAAGATTTAGGCCGTGCATATTTTCAATATCTAGCACAATACAAAATTGCTATTATCGTCTTCAATATTACACCGTATTTTGCTCTAAAAATTATCAGTTAATTGATAAAAGCGGAAATATTTTGCAAAAAAATAAGAAAGGTAAACTATACCTTTCTTATTTTCATAATTAAGACGGACAGGGGAGTATTTCGGGTCCGCCGGCAGATACCCTTTTCAGAAAATGAAGTTATTTCTGAAATATTTATCAGCCACTCTTTTTCACAAACTTTGTCAGAATAACAATTCTCTGACCCTCGACCCGTCCTTCGATATGCTCAGGATTATCGCTTAAGCTGATACCGCGAACTGCCGTTCCCCGTTTTGCAACCAAACTGCTTCCTTTTACATCCAAGTCTTTGATAATAACTACATTATCTCCAGCTTGTAACTGGGCACCATTACTATCCCGATGAATCACCAACTCACCAGCCTCTGGTATTGCCCCGGCCTCTGCCCAGGCCAGCAAATCGCCATCCAAATACAACATGTCAAACAAGTCTTGGGCCCAGGTCTCGCCAGATAAGCGCTTTAGAATACGCCATGCCAACACTTGAATTGCCGGCTCGGTACTCCACATAGACTCCGACAGACACTGCCAGTGCGCACTTTCCAGCTGTGCAGGATTTTCCAGCTGGTCCCTACAGGTTTGACACAATAATACTGCCGCATCTGGATAGCCCTCTGACTGGGGTACGTCATAAACCGCCAAGCCATTTTCTGCTTTACAGAGCTCGCACTGATTTCCACTGCGTTGTGCCAACTGCTCCTGAGTCACAGCCATAAGTAACCTCAAAAAAAGTAGGGATTATACGACTGATTCTTCCTTCACGCCTCCCAAATAATCACATTTAACGGACATCGGGGTCGACCGTGAACATGATCAAGCTCAGACAGGAAGTAAATAAGACTATCAACAGCCCAGTAGTAGATGGAGCCATTAGGTTGCCGAGGGATTCACAGGCTTCGGACAAGACACTCTAGAGCACTCAAACTTCCAACAGCCGCCAATATAGATTGACGACTGTAAAGAGCATTATGCGTTAAGTCCCACACTCAGTGGTGCGAGGAGACCGCTGCTGCGAACTGCCCACCCTGCTTGCTGGCGATGGCACTGGTAATATCCCCTAAACTGAGAATACCGACCATACGCTTTTCACTATTGAGTACCGGCATTCGCCGTAACAACTGTTGCTCCATTTTGTGGACAGCAGACAGCAGATCATCCTCTTCCCAGCACCATTCAATCCCCTCTGTCATAACATCTCGGGCGGACAAAGAGCTGAGATTACCCCCTGAACCACACCGCGACATACAATATCTCTATCAGTCACTATTCCTACAAGCCTGTCATTTTCTCCGATCGGCACTGCACCAATATCTTCATCTCGTAAAATTTTTGCCAACTCCTGTAATGGAGTATCCGGGGTGCACCAGGTAGCCCCCTCATGCATTGCGTGTTTAACTTTCATAGGTACCTCAAAGCTCTTTAGACAAATGCCAAAGAGAGTGACGGGTAAAACCCATCACCCTTACCCCCTATAGATCAGTGCACTTCAATCCGCTTTCTTTGCGGGGGATGCCCCTCATGTTTTGGTACCGTGAGCGTGAGAATCCCATCTTTGAAATTTGCATCAATCTCACTTTCGCGAACATCTTCACCAAGATTGAAACTGCGCAAGAACTTGCCGTAACGCCGCTCCTGACGAAGCACGCGGCCATCCTTCTTCTCCTTAACCTCGCGGTGCACCTCAGCTTCAAGAGTCAAAACCCCATTTTCTAGGGTTACACTGATATCGTCCTTACCCACTCCCGGCAGCTCAGCGCTGATTTCATACATATTCTTGCGCTCACTCACATCAATACGCGGAGAAAAAATCCCTCGCGTTCAGAGCCGATTGCACGGGTCGGTGAGAGCATTTGTTCAAACATATTATCAAGGTCCAATAGGGACCCTCTGGGGATCAGACTCATATTTACAACCTCTTTTTACGCTAAGCCGCAAAAGGCGCCAGAAAACTCAAGAGTCCGTCTTGCGCCTGTTACATCTTGAGTACAGTCTAGGAAATACTGCGACAAACGAAGGGATTAAGTGCCGATAAAAGCCATTACAAATTGAATATGAGAGCTGTCGTATATTTCTTTTGTACATATAAATATTAAAAACTTCCTTTCCAAGTGCACCTAAAGAGAATTTCCACCTCCATATCCATCAATAAGAAACCAGGGCTCGTGGCCAATATGGCTATTTACTAGGATTAAATAAGGCAGTTAAACGAGGATATGTTCATGGCCTTAGCATGGGTCCTTGTGGCTAACCAGTCCCAAGCGCGAATTTTTGAAGCCAACAAACGCGCGGGAAATCTCAATGAAATCCAGGCACTACTCCATCCAGAATCACGGCTCTCTGGCAGAGATCAAGAGAGTGATGCACCCGGACGCACTTTCGACAGCTATGGTCAAGGAAGGCACTCAGTAGGTAATTCTGCAGGATTACATCGCCGTGAAGGTGAGAATTTTGCCAGAGAAATTGCACATACCCTGGAGA
This DNA window, taken from Microbulbifer sp. MKSA007, encodes the following:
- the fghA gene encoding S-formylglutathione hydrolase; protein product: MSIELVSSTKSFDGFQQRYRHKSSTLNCSMVFSIFLPQDAEGNTQRKYPVVYWLSGLTCTDENFSQKAGAQRVAAELGIILVIPDTSPRGDDVADDPGYDLGQGAGFYVNATQEPWKQHYQMYDYVVDELPSLVELHFPTNGRRGICGHSMGGHGALVIGLRNPKRYQSISAFSPICNPIACPWGEKALGTYLGADPKSWEPYDATVLMGRAVEKTPILVSQGEQDEFLEEQLRPHSLQTAAEASDYPLRIEHHAGYDHSYYFIASFIEEHLRFHADSLLSRHIY
- the katG gene encoding catalase/peroxidase HPI, whose amino-acid sequence is MKYNRSYVALLISIFIVAPFSVADTHEEVVTDPVILEGAVEGQPKSNRFWWPDQLDLRPLRQHSPRSNPMGDSFDYAAEFQTLDLKAVKQDIETQLKTSQDWWPADYGHYGPFMIRMAWHSAGTYRIGDGRGGARGGQQRFDPLNSWPDNANLDKARRLLWPIKQKYGRKLSWADLMVLTGNVALESMGFPTYGFAGGRQDDWEPDLVYWGPETKMLADERYTGNRELDKPLGAVQMGLIYVNPEGPNGNPDPVAAATDIRETFARMAMNDEETVALIAGGHTFGKAHGAVKADCLGPEPAAAPIEQQGLGWKNKCGKGNADDTMTSGLEGAWSAAPINWSQQYLDNLFKFNWVKTKSPAGAVQWIPDDQSAANLVPDAFDKNKRHAPIMFTTDLSLKFDPSYKEIAKRFQENPEEFQRAFAKAWFKLTHRDMGPRARYLGAEVPEEDLIWQDPIPKVDHSLIDSRDINSLKAKILAAGISVPDLVRTAWASASTFRGSDFRGGANGGRLRLEPQKDWSVNDPTELSQVLASLEKVQQEFNSSQSGGKKISMADIIVLGGAAAIEKAAEQGGHKIQVPFKPGRTDASQEQTDVNSFAVLQPLADGFRNYFGDGYGRTPTELLVDKASLLTLSVPEMTVLVGGMRALNANTDSSQNGVLTQRPGTLTNDFFVNLLDMSTVWSKSAKSEGIYEGKDRKSGQAKWTATPVDLIFGSNSELRAVAEVYASSDGADKFVNDFVQAWTKVMNLDRVDQPQS
- a CDS encoding DPP IV N-terminal domain-containing protein: MKQALLALLGCTFAGICSAESLSIERLFSDPALSGTAPRALEYSPDGQRVTFLKGRVEDYNRYDLWEYNLKDGQSRILVNSDSLHSGSETLSDEEKARRERQRIYGSGIMEYSWSEDGRSLLFPLAGDIYYYDLKDRSSRRLTETETFETDVKVSPEGHFVSFIRDQNIYIVDLKTGREKQLTSDGKDHIKNGMAEFVAQEEMDRMTGYWWSPDDRHIAFLQVDESPVDQVTRSEIYADRIEMIQQRYPAAGRANAKIRLGLIDIDSGDIRWVNLGDNQDIYIPRVKWARDHLLTFQWQSRDQQKLELRAYNLNTGKTRTLLTESSNTWVNLSHDLHFLEDSDAFIWSSERDGFKHLYKYDFGGRLQAQLTKGDWVVDELEAVDEQANRLYFTARKDTPIERHLYAVSLQGESDIKRISQRSGMHSIEFSEDASGYIDKFSSVTTPPQVSLHSSSGARITWLEQNAVNRVHPLYPYKDQWITPEFGSIEAPHGQELFYRLYKPANFDAKKSYPVMVFVYGGPHAQVVTNSWDKLFNQYMAQQGYIVFSLDNRGSANRGTTFENPIFKNMGSPEVEDQITGVEFLRTLPYVDKNKVGIFGHSYGGYMALMSMFKAGDYFKAGVSGAPVTDWTLYDTHYTERYMGNPTKDMDAYEASSVFPYAKGLQGDLLIYHGMADDNVLFTNTTKLIKQMQDNGQQFELMTYPGKKHSLRGKQTRIHQYSMIKRFFDRHLKGQD
- a CDS encoding DNRLRE domain-containing protein, whose amino-acid sequence is MNNWLESDLAGTGAYSHWRFAQYHKPMFPHYSGKSDNPTLFNWWAQPFYDYAMNMVVESDTHLTKVTEVVAPSNSDFSTNETGGTVYVGEGSWGAPARSANDAKFWTIDMASIQQFKVIQVSFDQLTVRTAQFDNSASTLTREDRANNPLVLPENINWWSANRIGEAMVLAQNNVGRSVMLEDDTGNGELSLPVTDDTFISSRYSSSNFDNDSDGLLADGSDSTYGTLYSLIKFDLSNLSHCSTINSVEIEFNITNRSSNSYGIYLAESNWSEESATWDSVGGSTVLSQLFASFTPSSTGTQVVNLSSSGLLDSWLNNENTGLVIASLSGSDGVDISSQETGIAPALRVTADCSDSISEEVSQVASDDVFISSRKEDDNFDGDSDGLLADGSDLTYGTLYSLIRFDLSDLSCRQYIDATLELNVTNTSSNSYGIYMATQSWREESATWDSVGGSSILGLQVGSFIPSSTGRHLIDLGASGIVDSWLNDNNNGLVIASERGINGLDLSSKESGQSPLLTLQTLCN